A genomic segment from Helicobacter sp. 12S02232-10 encodes:
- the gltX gene encoding glutamate--tRNA ligase: MREIITRFAPSPTGYLHIGGLRTALFNYLYARAHQGKFFLRIEDTDLARNSLQAAEAIIEAFKWVGMDYDGDVVYQSKRFDLYQSYIQKLIKEDKAYYCYMTKEELDALRDEQKNRGETPRYDNRYRDFKGTPPSTIPPVVRIKAPLTGTIEFHDGIKGDIKINSKELDDFIIARSDGTPTYNFVVSIDDALMGITDVIRGDDHLSNTPKQIIVYNALGFKIPKFYHVPMILNPQGHKLSKRDGAMGVMDYKKAGYLPEAILNFLVRLGWSYGDQEIFSMQEMLAYFDPNALNSSPSSYNQEKFLWLNAHYIKKTSNDALQKLLEDFNCPNLTPPKRDVLYASLKDRTQTLKDFALSANEILTPPKIYEEKSLKKIEPQAYKILENFSNTLKNVSFDTQDNLNAHIHSFMDSNSLKAGKFMQPLRIALLGKSGGIGLPEAMFVIGKEEVIKRIQKFCNT; encoded by the coding sequence ATGCGTGAAATCATTACCAGATTTGCCCCTTCTCCAACCGGATATCTTCATATTGGAGGACTACGAACGGCACTATTTAACTACCTTTATGCCCGTGCCCATCAAGGCAAGTTTTTTTTAAGAATAGAAGATACAGATTTAGCAAGAAATTCTTTGCAGGCTGCTGAAGCGATCATTGAAGCTTTCAAATGGGTGGGTATGGATTATGACGGAGACGTTGTTTATCAATCAAAACGCTTTGATTTATATCAAAGCTATATCCAAAAACTTATCAAAGAAGATAAAGCCTATTACTGCTATATGACAAAAGAAGAGCTTGACGCGCTTAGAGATGAACAAAAAAATCGAGGTGAAACACCAAGATACGATAACCGTTATAGAGATTTCAAAGGAACTCCTCCAAGCACAATCCCTCCTGTGGTAAGAATCAAAGCCCCATTAACGGGCACAATAGAATTTCACGATGGCATAAAAGGGGACATTAAAATCAATTCCAAAGAATTGGACGATTTCATCATCGCTAGAAGCGATGGAACCCCTACATATAATTTCGTAGTGAGCATTGATGATGCTCTAATGGGGATTACTGATGTCATTCGTGGGGACGATCATCTTTCCAACACACCCAAACAAATCATCGTCTATAATGCACTCGGGTTTAAAATTCCCAAATTCTATCACGTTCCGATGATTCTCAACCCACAAGGGCATAAGCTTAGTAAGCGTGATGGAGCAATGGGAGTAATGGATTATAAAAAAGCAGGCTATTTGCCCGAAGCCATTTTAAACTTTTTGGTTCGTTTGGGCTGGAGTTATGGGGATCAGGAAATATTCAGTATGCAAGAGATGCTTGCATATTTTGATCCAAACGCATTGAATTCTTCTCCAAGCAGTTATAATCAAGAAAAATTTCTCTGGCTCAATGCCCATTACATCAAAAAAACATCCAATGATGCACTTCAAAAACTTCTAGAAGATTTTAACTGTCCAAATTTAACTCCGCCCAAAAGAGATGTTCTTTACGCATCTCTGAAAGATAGAACCCAAACACTTAAAGATTTTGCCCTATCTGCGAATGAAATACTGACTCCTCCCAAAATCTATGAAGAAAAGTCCCTTAAAAAAATTGAACCGCAAGCCTATAAAATTTTAGAAAACTTCAGCAACACACTTAAAAATGTTTCTTTTGACACGCAAGATAATCTAAACGCACATATCCATTCCTTTATGGATTCAAACTCCCTCAAAGCAGGTAAGTTTATGCAACCTCTACGAATTGCTCTACTTGGAAAATCCGGAGGGATAGGTTTGCCTGAAGCGATGTTTGTTATCGGAAAAGAAGAGGTTATAAAAAGAATTCAAAAGTTTTGCAACACTTGA
- a CDS encoding YceI family protein, whose protein sequence is MKKFLSIAAVIALSISAVNAKNFTIDPAHSSVGFEVEHMLISKVNGEFNTFNGVLDIDPSTKKINKFEGEINIGSVDTKNSKRDAHLKTSDFFDASKFQKATFKMTQQKGDKIYGDLTIRGIKKPVVWEVDIKGPGTNPMTKKQLMALEISGKINRKDFQVGTETPNAIVSDEVKVKIQIEASE, encoded by the coding sequence ATGAAAAAGTTTCTCTCAATTGCTGCAGTAATCGCACTTTCTATAAGTGCAGTGAATGCAAAAAACTTTACGATTGACCCAGCACATTCTTCCGTAGGATTTGAAGTTGAACATATGCTTATTAGCAAAGTCAATGGCGAATTTAACACTTTTAATGGAGTCTTAGACATCGATCCAAGCACAAAAAAAATCAATAAGTTTGAAGGAGAAATCAATATTGGCTCTGTAGATACAAAAAACTCAAAAAGAGATGCCCATTTAAAAACAAGCGATTTTTTTGATGCAAGCAAATTCCAAAAAGCAACTTTCAAAATGACACAACAAAAAGGTGATAAGATTTATGGAGATCTTACTATCAGAGGTATCAAAAAACCCGTAGTATGGGAAGTTGATATAAAAGGACCTGGCACCAATCCAATGACAAAAAAACAACTGATGGCTTTGGAAATCAGCGGTAAAATCAATCGAAAAGATTTTCAAGTCGGGACTGAAACTCCAAATGCAATCGTAAGCGATGAAGTTAAAGTAAAAATCCAAATAGAAGCTTCAGAATAA
- a CDS encoding trimeric intracellular cation channel family protein gives MLLTILYIIGITAEAMSGALAAGRYKMDLFGVMFIALVTAIGGGSIRDVLFGHYPLTWVANPHYVIIICVASILTTRIASVMTRLESLFLFLDSLGLVLFSIIGAEVARKMDYGFVLIVSSAVITGVFGGILRDIFCNRIPLVFQKELYAGVAMITASLYYILIQYFGVEVLIASIITLICGVILRLLAIYYKIGLPVFNYEGKQK, from the coding sequence ATGCTTTTGACGATACTTTATATAATAGGCATTACTGCAGAGGCTATGAGCGGAGCCTTGGCTGCGGGGCGTTATAAAATGGATTTATTCGGAGTTATGTTTATTGCTTTGGTAACAGCCATTGGAGGGGGATCGATACGTGATGTTTTGTTTGGGCATTATCCCCTTACGTGGGTGGCAAATCCCCATTATGTGATCATCATTTGCGTCGCATCCATTTTGACTACCCGCATTGCTTCGGTGATGACTCGATTGGAATCTTTATTTTTATTTTTGGATTCGCTCGGACTTGTTCTTTTTAGCATTATTGGTGCAGAAGTAGCTAGAAAAATGGATTATGGCTTTGTGCTTATTGTTAGCAGTGCAGTTATTACGGGTGTTTTTGGAGGTATTTTGAGGGATATTTTTTGTAATCGTATTCCTTTAGTTTTCCAAAAGGAGCTTTATGCGGGTGTAGCAATGATAACGGCTAGCTTATATTATATTTTGATTCAATACTTTGGTGTTGAGGTTTTGATAGCAAGTATCATTACTTTGATTTGCGGGGTGATTTTGAGACTTTTGGCAATTTATTATAAAATAGGCTTACCTGTTTTTAATTATGAGGGCAAACAAAAATAA